In Cryptomeria japonica chromosome 10, Sugi_1.0, whole genome shotgun sequence, a genomic segment contains:
- the LOC131071686 gene encoding stem-specific protein TSJT1 — protein sequence MLAVFKASVAEGPAELVSPHRQADVRKNGIDLINSFLSANSGAVCVNFGDVGAMAYIPKHQSLLVPRAFVAMDDIFCLFEGTLDNIMALRQQYGLNKSANEVTIVIEAYRTLRDRGPYPADQVVRDLSGKFAFLLFDFKSQTLFTAADADGSVPFFWGTAADGCLVLSDEVRSVKDGCGKSFAPFPRGCFFSTSGGLQSFEHPRNKLMPLPHVDSEGHMCGANFKVDELSKKGSPIPRVGSEANWANTF from the exons ATGTTGGCGGTGTTCAAGGCTTCAGTTGCAGAGGGACCTGCGGAGCTGGTAAGCCCGCATCGTCAGGCAGATGTAAGGAAAAATGGCATAGATTTGATCAATTCTTTTCTCTCTGCCAATTCTGGTGCTGTCTGTGTTAATTTTGGTGATGTGGGTGCCATGGCCTACATTCCCAAACACCAATCTTTGCTTGTACCCAG GGCATTTGTAGCGATGGATGATATATTCTGTCTGTTCGAGGGGACATTGGATAACATAATGGCGTTGAGGCAGCAGTATGGGCTGAACAAAAGCGCGAATGAGGTGACAATAGTTATTGAGGCGTACAGGACTCTCAGAGATCGGGGCCCCTATCCAGCTGATCAAGTGGTCAGAGATCTCTCTGGGAAGTTTGCATTTCTCCTTTTCGACttcaaatctcaaactctcttCACTGCAGCT GATGCTGATGGTTCAGTGCCTTTCTTTTGGGGTACTGCAGCAGATGGTTGTCTGGTCTTATCTGACGAAGTACGCTCAGTCAAAGATGGTTGTGGGAAGTCATTTGCTCCTTTTCCTCGGG GTTGCTTTTTCTCTACATCAGGCGGATTGCAGAGTTTTGAACATCCAAGGAATAAGCTGATGCCATTACCACATGTTGATAGTGAGGGGCACATGTGTGGAGCAAATTTTAAAGTGGATGAGCTCTCCAAAAAGGGTTCTCCCATCCCTAGAGTGGGTAGTGAGGCCAATTGGGCCAACACGTTCTGA